The Deinococcus aerolatus DNA window GTGGACTGGAGCGAGCCCGAGGAACGCACCCCCGAGGAGTGGAAATGGCGCCGGCTGGCCCTGAAACCTGCCCCTGCCGCAGACGCCCCGGTCCACTGGCCCGCGCCGGTGGTGGACGACACCTGCATCGACTGCCCGGTGTGCCACAACGTCTGCCCGACCGACGCCATCGACCGTGAGATAGGGGATGACGGCAGCGTTCGCCTGCTGCTGAACCTCTCGGCCTGCACCGGCTGCATGGCCTGCCTGCGGTCCTGTCCGCCGGGGGCCATCCACGAACAGACCGAATGGCTGCCCGCCGCCTTCAGTGGGCCGATCCTGCTGCGCGAGGGCGAGAGCGTGATGTAGCGCGGGCGGGGCCGCCCCTGGGCGACGGGTGCGGCCCGCTCCCGCTAGACTCGGGCCATGACTCAAAACCCAAGCAAAATCGTGATCGTGGCGGCCCGGCGCACGCCTATCGGCAGCTTCCTGGGCGGCCTGAAAGACGTGTCCGCCGCTGAACTGGGCGTGGCGGCGGCGCGGGCGGTGGCCGGGGGGCTGCCCGGCGACGACATCGCCGACGTGATCGTGGGCAACGTGCTGCAGGCGGGCGTGGGCATGAACGTGGCGCGGCAGGTGGCGCTGGGCGCGGGACTGGCCCAGCACGTGCCGGGCTTGACGGTCAACCGCGTGTGCGGCAGCGGCCTTCAGGCGGTGATCAGCGCCGCGCAGGGCCTCAGGTCGGGCGACGGCCAGCTGTATCTGGCCGGCGGCACCGAGTCGATGAGTCGCGCCCCCTACCTGCTGCCCCGCGCCCGCGAGGGCTACCGCCTGGGCCACGCGCAGATGCTCGACAGCATCCTGAGCGAGGGCCTGACCGACGTGTTTAACGACTACCACATGGGCATCACGGCGGAGAACATCGCCGCACAGTGGGGGATTACCCGCGAGGAGCAGGACGCCTTTGCGCTGGAAAGCCAGAACCGCGCCGCCGCCGCGCTGGCGGGCGGACACTTTGCCGACGAGCTGGTCCCTGTCGAGGTGCCGGGCCGGAAGGGCCCCACCACCGTCGACACCGACGAGTACCCCCGCGCCACCTCGGCGGAGGCGCTGGCCAAGTTGCGCCCGGCCTTCAAGAAGGACGGCACGGTGACGGCAGGCAACGCCAGCGGCCTGAACGACGGCGCGGCCATGCTGGCGGTGACAACCGAGGACTACGCGGCGGCCCACGGCCTGAGCGTGCTGGCCGAGCTCAGCAGCTACGCGGCCATCGGCGTCGACCCGCAGGTGATGGGCATTGGTCCGGCCAGGGCCGTGCCCATCGCGCTGGAGCGGGCCGGTCTGACCCTGGCCGAGGTGGACCTGCTGGAGCTGAACGAGGCCTTCGCCGCGCAGTCGCTGGCCGTGCTGCGCGATCTGGGCGCGGACCCGGCGCGGGTGAACATCACGGGCGGCGCGATTGCGCTGGGCCACCCCATCGGCGCTTCCGGGGCGCGGGTGCTGGTCACGCTGATTCATGCGCTGCGGCGCACGGGCAAGGAAACCGGGGTGGCCAGCCTGTGCATCGGCGGCGGCATGGGCATCGCCGTGGTGGTCCGGGCCAGGAATTAGCGTGACCACTGCCTCCGAGAAGGACCTGTTTCTGGCGATCCGCGCGGGTGACGGGCAGGCGGTGCGCGACCTGATCCGTCAGGACCGCACGCTGCTGGGGGCGGTCAGTCCCATGGGCGTGTCCCCGGTGCTGTTCGCCGCCTATTACCACCACCCCGCCATGGCCCGCGTGCTGGTGGAGGAGGGCGCGGCGCTGGACATCTTCGAGGCGGCGGCCATCGGTGAGGCGGAGCGCGTACGGGAGGTGCTGGACGCCGACGCCGCCCTGCTGAATGCGGCCAGTCCCGACGGCTTCTCACCGCTGGGCCTCGCGGCCTTTTTCGGGCAGGAGGCCGTGGCGGCGCTGCTGCTGTCACGCGGGGCCGACGTCAACACGGTCAGCCGCAACGCCATGCGGGTGGGGCCGCTGCACTCGGCGGTGGCCGGAAACCACGCCGGGCTGGTCCGCACGCTGATGGACGCCGGCGCGGACGTGAACGCCGCGCAGCAGGGCGGGTTCACCCCGCTGATGGGCGCGGCGCAGAACGGCAACGCCGAACTGGTAAGGTTGCTGCTCTCGCACGGGGCGCGGCCCGGCGACCTGACCGGGGAGGGCCGCAGCGCTGCCGAGCTGGCGCAGGAGGAGGGCCACGGCGAGGTGCTGATCCTGCTGGGCTGAGGATGCCGTGTCCGGGAGCCTCAAGAAACCGGGAAGGCTGTTCGCATCCGCTTCAGAAGGGCTGGGGACACACTGGGGCATGAGTGACGAGCGCAGAACACAGGCCCCAGACCCCAACGTGATTGGCCCCGAAACCGACGGGCGCACCGGCGCGGTGACTGGCTTTGACACGCCCGATCATAAGGATGATCACGCCGTGGTCTACACCACCACGCCGGCGGATGACCGCGTGGGCAGTGCCGACCACGGTCAGGGTGCGCCGCCGGCCACACCTTCCGCGCATGAAGTAACGGATAGGTACGATCATCTGGTCACGCGTGATGTCGAGGCCATGGAGCACACCCCTGAAAACCCCGAGTTCGCCGGGGCACAGACCGTGGAAGGCCTGGGCGGTGAAGCCCTCGACGAGGTGGTGCCCACGGCGGGCATCGGCGTTAACCCGGCGGCGGCCCTGGATCCGTACCCGCTGGTTAATCCTGACCAGAACCCCGGCTACACCCCGCCCAGCGAGGAGGTATCGCCGCACGTGCGCGAGCAGCCCGGCGACCTGCCGCCGGGGCAGTCAGAAGAACTGGCTGACGAGATCAGCGGCAACCAGCGCTAGTTCACGGCTGAGACTGAAGGGGGTGCGGGCACAGTTGGCCCGACGCCCCCTGTCTCCCTGCTACAGCGGCGAGACGTACACCATGCCGCCTTCGACCTCGGTTCTGAACAGCCGGACGGGCTTCACGGCGGGCAGGGATTTAGCCTTGCCCGTCGCCAGCTCAAACTTTGCGCCGTGCTTCTGGCAGGTGATGCGGGCCATGCTGACCTCGCCGCCCTGCAACGGGTAATCCTGGTGCGTGCAGTTGTTGCGCAGGGCGTAGAACTGGCCCTCGTGGCGCAGCACCAGCACGCTGACGCCGTCCAGCTCCACGGTGGTCTGGAAGCCCTCGGGCAGGTCGGCTTCAGGGCCAATCTGGACCCGTTCACTGTTCTGAGTGACGCTCATGGACCGAGTCTAGGGCAGGCCGCGCCCCAGACCATGCCGGAGGTTGCTTTCCGGCGGGCTTCACACCGGGTCAGCCGGACACCCGCAGTTCCGTCTCGCCTGTTCCGGCACGGTCGGCAGCGATGGCGCGTGCGACGTCTTCCGGCGAGATCGCCCCTTTCGGCGCCTGGCCCACCTGAGTCCACAACCCGGTGTCCACCGCAGGGGGCAGCACCAGCGCCACTGTCACGCCGCGCGTCTCCAGGCGGGCGATCTCGGCGGCGCGGGCCAGGGCCGCCTTGCTCGCGGCGTACTGCGAGAAGCCGCGCGCCGTGACCAGTTCCGGGCGGGCGCCCAGCAGGTAGACCCGCCCGCCCCGGTTCATGCGCCCCAGCCCGTGCTTCAGGACCCACAGCGCCCCAAAATAGTTGGCGTTCCACACCGCCCGCACCCGGCCGGGGTCCGCGTCCTTCAGCGGTTCGGGCAGGGCCGCGCCCACCGCGTAGACCAGGGTCTCCAGATTCTCCAGACCTTCGAACAGCGCCTTGACGTGGCTCTCGTAGCCCACATCGGCGACTTTGGAGGCCGCGCCCAGTTCGGCAGCCAGGGCCGAGAGCCGGGCCTCGTCGCGCCCGCTGAGGGTCAACTTTGCGCCCGCTGCGGCCAGGGCGCGGGCCGTCGCCGCGCCGATGCCGCCGGTGGCGCCCAGAATCAGGGTGTTCATGGCCGCAGTAAACGACACATCCGGCGGGCCGTCGGTACGGGTCGGTACGGACTGGGCTTCAGGCTGGCGGCAACATGCGCTCGGGGCGCACGCGGCGGTCCCGCTGGCTGGGGGTGCGGCGCATCCACCCACGCAACTCGTCGAGACCGTCTGCGCTCAGGTGGCCGGTGGGATTGCCGCCCTGCGGCCCCACCGTCCAGCCACGTTTGTTGGCCTCCTCGGGCAGACCGTGCAGGGCGTAGGTGCCCGGCGACAGGGCAGAGGCCAGATGCAGCGTCACCGCGTTCGAGAAGTATTCCTGCTCGAACCGCCGCTCCATGCGGGCCTCGCGCCCGTGGTCCGTGCCGGCGATGCCGAAAAACATGAAAAACGGCCCGATGTCCAGCGTCGGCCACCCCCGTCGCCGCCGCTGGACGTTCAGGCCCACCACTTCCGTCTCGTGCATGGGGTCATTGTGGCGCAGGCGGGCGTGCCGGACGTCCCGCCTGCGCCCCGGCAACCTGGGCCCCGGCAAGCAGCGGCCAGCTCTCCAGTGGCGCATAGAATCCGCCCGGACCCGGTTTGTGCATTAGGGTCACGGCGTCGGCAGTGAAGCCCAGCGGGTGCCCCTCCAGATCGGCGAATTCGGTTTGTGCCGCCCTCAGCACGTCCGGCAGGGCCACGCCGCGCCGCTGAAGCGCCAGCGAGAGGTGCAGCGTCAATCCCGGCCCCTCGTAGCCAAAGAAACGCACCCGGTCCTGCCGCTCCCGCAGGGCGTCCAGCAACGCCACGTGCAGGGCCACCGCCGCCGGGCTGCGGGCCTGCACGTACAGGGCCGTGCCGTTGCCGAACAGGCGCGGCCCGCCGAGGGTCGCCGGCAGCGGCGCGTGCCGGGCCACCACCGCGCGCAGGGTCTGCTGCCACTCCAGCCCCGGCGACAGACCGCTGCGGGCCTTGACGGTCAGGTGCGGCACGGCGGCGGCGTCCTGGAGGTGGTGGGCAGCGCGGAACGCCTGAAGGCGGGTGGCCAGTTCCGGCGGCGGCAGCACGGCCAGCAGGAAGGAGGCGGCCATCCTGCTGGTGGCCTAGACCGCTGGCGTCTCGGCCAGCCGGTCCAGCACGCCGGGGTCCTCCAGGGTGCTGGTGTCGCCCTCGATGGCCCGGCCTGCGGCGATCTGCCGCAGGAAGCGGCGCATGATCTTGCCACTGCGGGTCTTGGGCAGGGCGTCGGCGATGTAGATCGCGTCCGGACGGGCCAGCGCACCGATCTCGCGGGTCACATAGGCGCGCAGGGCCGCCGGGTCCACTGTCTGCTCGCCCTGCGGCAGTACAAAGGCCACCACGCACTCGCCCTTGATGTCGTCGGGCCGGCCCACCACGGCGGCCTCGGCCACGCTGGGATGGGCCACCAGCGCCGACTCGATCTCCATGGTGCCCAGCCGGTGTCCGGAGACGTTCAGCACGTCATCCACCCGGCCCATCACGGTGATGTAGCCGTCGGCGTCGCGCCGCGCGCCGTCCCCGGCGAAGTACACATGCGGAATCTCGCCCCAGTACGTTTTGCGGTAGCGCTCGTCGTCGCCGTATACGGTGCGCAGCATGCTGGGCCACGGGCGCTTGATGACCAGCAGGCCGCCGTCGTTCGGTCCCAGCTCCTCGCCCGCGCGGGTCATGATCGCAGGCTCGATGCCGTACATCGGCAGGCCCGCGCTGCCGGGCTTGGCCGGGTGTGCGCCGGGCAGGGTGGTCAGCATGATCGAGCCGGTCTCGGTCTGCCACCAGGTGTCGATCACCGGGCAGCGGTCCCCGCCGATCACGCGGGCGTACCACATCCACGCTTCCGGGTTGATCGGCTCTCCCACCGAGCCCAGCAGGCGCAGGCTGCTCAGGTCGTACTGCGCGGGAATGGCGTCGCCCTGACGCATCAGCGCGCGGATAGCGGTGGGCGCGGTGTACAGGATGGTGACCCGGTGCTTTTGCACGATGGCCCAGAAGCGGCCCCAGTCGGGGTGGTTGGGTGCGCCCTCGTACAGCATCACGGTTGCGCCGTTCAGCAGCGGGCCGTACACGCTGTAGCTGTGGCCGGTGACCCAGCCCACGTCGGCGGTGCACCAGAACACGTCGTCATCTTTCAGGTCAAACACCGTGTCGGTGGTCAGGTAGGTGCCCACCATGTAGCCGCCGGTGGTGTGCAGCACGCCCTTGGGCTTGCCGGTGCTGCCGGAGGTGTACAGCACGAACAGCGGGTGCTCGCTGTCCAGGGGCATGGCCTCGTGCTCGTCGCTCGCGGCGGCCAGCGCCTCGTGCCACCACACGTCGCGGCCCGGCTGCATGGGCGGATTCGAGCCCGCGCGGTTGACCACCAGCATATGCTCCAGGGTGGGCGTCTTCCCGGCGGCCTCATCGGCGTTGGCCTTGAGATTTACCAGCCCGCCGCGCCGCAGGCCCGCGTCGGCGGTGATCAGCAGCTTGCTGGCCGCGTCGTTCATGCGGTCGCTCAGCGCCGAGACGGAAAAGCCGCCGAACACCACGCTGTGTACCGCGCCGATGCGGGCGCAGGCCAGCATGGCAATCGCCGCCTCCGGCACCAGCGGCAGGTACAGCGTCACGCGGTCGCCCGTCTGCACGCCCAGCGCGAGCATGGCGTTGGCGGCCTGCTTGACCTCGCGCAGCAGTTCGGCATACGTGAAGGTGCGGACCTCACCGTCCTCGCCCTCCCAGACAAAGGCCCGCTTGCCGCCCAGGCCGCGTTCCACCTGACGGTCCAGCGCGTTGTAGGCGATGTTGGTCTGGCCGCCCACGAACCAGCGGGCGTGCGGCTCCTGCCAGTCCAGCACCTGTTCCCAGGGGGTCATCCAGGTCAGTTCTCCGGCCACCTCGGCCCAGAATGTATCGGGGTCGTCCAGGCTCTGACGGTAGCGGCGGTCGTACTCCTCGCGCGTGACCTGCGCCTGCGCCGCAAAGTCGGCGGGCGGCTGAATCACACGGGTCTCATGCAGCACGTTGTCGATGTGGTCGCTGGATGTGGGATGCGTCATCGGGGGGCCTCCGGTGGGGTGGGGGAGAGACGGGAACCGGGCGGGCGCGGGTGAGGCGCGGTGTGGATGGCCGCACTGTAGCGCCCGTCCCCGAACGGCGCGGCGCGTTGGACCGTTCCCGGCACAGTACTGCACCTGGTCCAGGGAGGGCGCGGCGGCATGGGCGGTTCAGGGGAGAGGGGCGGCGAAACGGCGTGTCCCGCCCTGACCTCTGCCGGACGGCGGGACACGCTGGGTGCATCAAAAAAAAGAAGGGGGGCTGGCCGCCAGGCCACGCCTCCCCATCTTTGCCAAAAAAAAAGACCCACTCACGGAGGAGCAGGTCTTTGCTGGTCGAGGCGGCGAGATTTGAACTCACGACCCCTACCACCCCAAGGTAGTGCGCTACCAGGCTGCGCTACGCCTCGATTCCCAGCCACAGAACTATAGTCGGTGAAAGGGGTCCGGTCAAGGGCGCTGCGGCGGGCTAGCGCCGCAGCTTGCGGGCCGCCTCGTCCGGGGTGATCTCGCCGCGCTCCAGGCTGCTCAGGATCTCGGCCTGCGGGTCGGCCAGTTCGGGCTCGTAACCAATCGCGCGCAGCAGCGTGTCGAAGCGGGCGCGCACGGTGGGGTAGCTCACGCCCAGCACGCGCTCGACCTCCTTGAGGTTGCCGCGCACGCGGATGTAGAGCCGCAGAAATTCCAGATTGTCCGGGGTCAGGGTGGCGAACTCGTTGAGCTCGAAGGCACCGCGCACCGTCACGCCACTGCCCGCAAACCGCAGTTCGGTGACGTGCGGCGCTTCGGTCTCATCGGGAAAGGGGAGGGGCAGGGGACGCATGGCCCGTAGTGTACGCGCCCACCACGGCCCTCAGTGTTCCGCTGCCAGCACGCCCACCACCTCGTCCTGCAGGGCGCGCAGGTTCAGGATCGGGCTGTCGGGGGGGCCGTTCATCATCAGCGCGAAGGCCAGCGGACGCCCGCTGCTGGCGGTCACGTACCCGGCCAGCGTGCTCACGCCGGGCAGCGTGCCGGTCTTGGCCCGCACGTCCAGGCCGGTGCCCAGAAAACGCCGTGCCAGCGTGCCGCCGCGCCCGTCGTGGGCCGGGACGTTCTCGCCGGTGCCACCCTGGGGCAGGGCTTCGACGAAGGCGTTCTGGCGCTGGTGGTACAGGCGGTCAGGAAAGCCCCTGCCCTGGTCCGGGGTGCCGGACAGCGGGTACGGCAGGGCGTACATCACGCGCAGCAGATCGGTCAGGGCACGCGGCGTCAGGCGGTTTTCCCGGCTCAGGCCGCTGCCGTCGGCCAGTACCACGCCGGTGAGGTTCACGCCGGTGCGGCCCAGCAGCGCCCGCTCCCGCGCCAGTGCGCCGGCGAGGGTACCGTTGCCGGCCGGCCGCAGGGCCAGCGTGGCCAGCAGTTCCTCGGCCAGCAGGTTGTCGCTGGGCCGCAGGGTGGCGGCTACCAGCGTCGCCACCGGCCCACTGCGCACGCTGGCCACGGCCTGCTCGGGGCGGCGGGCCACCGGGGTCAGCGGACCAGGGGGCAACGGCCGCCCACGTTCGTCGGTGCGCGGCGGCGGGGCATAGGGCCGGAACGGGGCCGCCTGCCCCACCTCGTCCGAGGTCACCGTGATTCCGGCGCGGCGCAACTCGGCAATCAGGGCCGCGCCCAGCCGCTGGTGGGCGGTGGCGGGAGTGGTGGGCGGCGCGTCGTGCCACTCCGCCAGACGCAGGGCCGTCATCGGTACGTCGATGGGCGCGGCCTGCCAGCTGTCTGGGTCCAGGCGGGCGTCGTCCAGCCGGACCTGACCCACGGCGCGCAGGCCGTGGGCGTGGGCCTGTTTGGCCAGGGCGCGCAGGCTGTAGCTGTCGCCCGCCGCGCTCAGGCTGGGGTCACCGCTGCCGCGTAGGGTCACGGCCTTCACGCTGGCGCGGCCCACCTGCGCGGCGGGAACGGTCAGCTCGCTGCTCCACCAGCTGGCCGCGCCGCCCCGGTCCTGCAGCACCGCCGCGCCCACCACCAGTTTGGTGGTGCTGGCGGGGATGAAGGGGGTGTCGGGCAGGCTGGTCTGCAGCACCCGGCCGGTCGTGAGGTCTTGGACCAGCACGCCCGCCCGCACGCCGGCAGGCAGGCCGCTCAGCACCCGCCGCACGCCTGCGCTGAGCGGGGGTTCCCGCTGCAGGATCAGGTCTGCGGGCGGCGCCGCCGCCTTCTGCGCCGCCGGAGACGGCGCGCCGCCCAGACACAGCAGCGCGCACAGTAGGGGCAGGAAACGCGGCATTGGGACGCAGGATAGCGGAGGACAGGCCGGGGCGGCGGTCCGGGGTGCGGCGGCCTGTTCATGTGCGCCTGCCCCGGTGGCTTAGCCTGGGGCCATGTCCCGCCCCACCCCCCAGACGCGCGCCGCGTATCCCTACCACCACCCCATCCAGACCCGCTGGGCCGACAACGACGTGTACGGCCACGTCAACAACGTGACCTACTACGCCTACTTCGACACGGCGGTGAACGCCTACCTGGCCGGTCAGGGGGCGCTGGACCTGACGGGGGGGGAGGTGATCGGGCTGGTGGTAGAAACGGGCTGCGCCTTTTTTGCCCCGGTCGCCTTTCCTGAGGCGCTGAGCGTGGGCGTGCGGGTGGCAAAGGCGGGCCGCAGCAGCGTGCGGTACGAACTGGCGGTGTTTCAGGACGGGGTGGCAGCGGCAGCGGCGCAGGGCCACTTCGTGCATGTTTACGTTGGGCGCGACTCGCGCCGCCCGGTCGATCTGCCTGCCGCGTTGCGGGCGGCGCTGGCCCCGCTGATGACAGGTTGAGTCATGGTGGCGGTGGCCCCGCGCCGACTCCAGACGCCAGCCCATGACTGCGGAGTGGGAAGGGCTGACCGAGACAGTGTGACGCATCAACGCCGGGGGCCGGACGCTAGACGACGTGAGACGGGGCGTCCGGCACCGGTTGCTCCAGGCTGTGGGCCAGAAGAGCCGTGGTCTTCAGCGCGTTCTGCGGGTGGCCCAGCCAGAAGCCCTGGGCATGGTCACAGCCCAGGGCCAGGGCGGCCTGCCACTGCGCGCGGGTCTCGACCCCCTCGGCCATCACGCCCAGGCCCAGCGCCCCCGCCAGCGCGGTGATGGCCTGCACCCCCCGACGGGCCTGTGTCTGCACCGCTGCCGGACCGTCCAGCGCCCCGATTATGCTGCGGTCGATCTTGAGGACACCCACCGGAAGCTGGAGCAGCGGCGCCAGGGCTGAATCCCGCGCCCCGAAGCCGCACAGGGCCCACCGGACGCCCCGTTCCCGGACCTGACCCATCACGGCGGCGGCCTGGGCCTCCTGCCCGGCCAGCAGGGCCGCGTCGATCTCGAAGTCCAGGGCCGCGCCGCTCAGGGCGTGTCGGGCCAGCGCGGCGTCGACCGTGTCCACAAAGTCCGCGTGCGCGAACTGGGCCGGCGACAGGTTCACGGCCACGCGCAGCCCGCTGTGGCCTGCTGCGTGCCAGCGCGAGAGCTGCCCGCAGGCCTCGTTCAGCGCCCAGCGGTCCAGTGCCCCGTCCAGACCGGTCCCGTGCGCTGCCGGCAGAAAATGACCGGGGAAGAGCAGGCCCAGTGCGGGGCTGTCCCAGCGCAGCAGCGCCTCCAGGGCGGTGATCTGCCGCGCGAGGCCGTAGATGGGCTGGTAATGCAGGCTGAACTCGCCGCGTTCCAGCGCGCCGGGCAGCTGGTTTTCCACTTCGGCCTGCAGGCGGGCGGCCCGGTCCGCGGGGGGCATGAAGACGCGCGCCGCCCCCTTGCCGGCCCGTTTGGCCTCGTACATGGCGACGTCGGCGTGCATGTACAGGCTCTCGGCGTCCCGGCCGCTGTCCGGGTACACGCTGACTCCCACCGACGCGCTGACCCGTACCGGACGGTCTCCCAGGTCAAAGGGGGCGGCGAACAGCTCCAGCACCTGCTGGGCCCGGCTTTCCGGAGGCTGTGGGGTCAACACCATGAACTCGTCGCCGCCCAGCCGGGCAGTGAATTCGCCGGGTTGCAGGGAGCCGCGCAGGCGGGCGGCCACCCGGATCAACAGCTGGTCCCCCACGGTGTGTCCCAGCGTGTCGTTGACGGTCTTGAAGCCGTCCAGATCGAGAAACAGCACCGCCAGGGACGCGGGCTCCTCTCCCGGCAGTGCGGGCTGGGTCTGGCGGTCTACCGCCTCGCCCAGGGCAATCAGGAACCCGGCGCGGTTGGGCAGGCCGGTCAACTGGTCATGGTGGGCCTGCCACGCCAGTTCGCGGGCGTGGGCCTCCAGCTGGGCGTGGCCCTGCTCGACCTCGGCGGTGCGGGCGGCCACCCGGCTTTCCAGGCTGGCGTTCAGGGCGGCCAGCTGCGCGGTCAGCGCGGTGTTGTCGCGCAGCGCCACAATCTGCCGCATGGCGACCAGCAGCGTCACGGCGGCGGTCCCCCACAGCGTGCCGTGGGCGGCCAGCGTGTTCTCGTCCTGGCTGTGCAGACTCAGGGCAAAGCAGACGGCAAGGCCCAGGTACGGGGCCGCCGCGTACAGCGGACGGGTAAGGCGGGTGGTGATCTGCGTGACGGTGGTCAGTGGGCGGCTGGCTGGGGTGCCCCGGCGCGAGTTCCAGGCGGCCACAGCAAACAGCAGGGCGCCGGCCGTCCACAGCAGGTCCACAGGCAGGCCCAGCGTGAAGTCGCCGTTGGCATCCATGAACAGATAGACCGTGTTGCCAGCGATAAAGGCGGCAAGGCCCAGCGCCAGCATCCCGCCTTCCAGCGGGAAACGGTCGTCGCGTCTGATAACGGTCAGCAGCAGGCCCAGGGCGCAGAGGTCGAGGACCGGGTACATCAGATTGACGAGCTTGCTGGCCAGGCCTGCCTCGGTGGCGCCCAGCATCAGGGCCAGTGCGCCGTACCACAGCGCCACCCCCAGTGCCCCCACCACAATGCCAGTGTCCAGTGTCAGTCGCCACGCCTCGGCCCGCCGCAGCGGCTGGTGCGGCAGTGCCAGAATGCCCAGCATGAACAGCACGTAGAACGCCAGGTAAGCCGCGTCCAGCACGGAGGGTGTGACCACCGTTCCGGCCCGCGCCTCCACCAGCGCGTACCCCGTGTCCGCCAGGGCGTAGACGCCAACCGCTAGGGCAATCCAGCGCCAGGCCGGCGCACTGGCCCGGCGCTTGCGGGCCGCCAGCGCACAGGTCAGCGCGGCTGCGTACAGGACGCCGAGTGAGAAGGACGTTCCTGGCCAGTTCAGGCCCTCTCCACGCAGGTCCAGCACCGTCCAGAGCAGGTGGGCCAGCGCAAAACCCACGGTCAGCAGCAGGGAGAGGTTCAGGACCCGGCGCGTTCCCGGTGTGGTTTCATTCGCCACTTCACCCGTCAAGTCCGCTCCTCACGGCGCTCCCACCCGGCCATGACTCGGCCATGTGGGCCGTCGTGGCCAGAAAAGGGGAGGCCTGGGCATGAAACGGATTCTAGAACGGGCCATATCACCGTTTTCTTGTTGATCTCTTGCCGAACGAGGCTTTCTTCACCTCCACGCTGCCAGACCTCGTCGTGCCCGGCGTTTCGCTGCGGCCCCGGCAGCAATCCATACCCCTGTTTCGCGGCGGCCTGCCCCGTATCATGGGCCCAATGGACGCCATCCAACCCTACCTTCCCCTGATCTTCAATGTGCTGCGCGGGCTGGCGGTGGTGGGCTTGGTGCACGCCATCATGACCCGTCAGCCGATGTTCTGGATGTTCCTGCTGGGCTTCGGGGCGTTGCTGGGCAGTATTTTTGGCATGCTGGGCGCCCTGGCCTACACTTTCCTGGTGCTGATTCCATCGCTGCGTGGCAGCGGGCGGGTGGCCGGGCAGGCCGTGTCGCGCGGCGTGGAGGCCCTTAAGCCGCTGGAGACCCGCATCCGCGAGGCGGGTGAGCGGCTCTCGGAGAGCGATACGCTGGCCAACCGGGCAGGGCTGGCGGGGCTGCTGGCCCGCGCCGGTCGCAACGAGGACGCACAGGCCACCCTCGATCCGCTGCTGCGCGGCATCTACGCCGACGATCCGGTAGTGCTGCTCACCAGCGCCGAGCTTGATCTGGCCCGTGGCAACCCGGCCGAGGCCGAGAAGCGCCTGAACGCCGTGGACCTCAAGACCAGCGCCGCCACCCGCACCCGCGCCCTGACCCTGCAGGCCCAGGCCCAGGAGGCCCAGGGCAAGGCGCAGGCCGACGCCACCTACCGCGAGGCCATGACCGCCACCACCACCGAGGAACCGCGCGCCCGCTACGCCGCGTATCTGGTGGCGCAGGGCCGCGCCGCCGAGGCGCAGACGGTGCTGGCGGCCATCGCCAAGACCGAGAGCCGCGCCACCCCGCTGTACCGCCGCCAGGAACGCGAGTGGTTTGATCTGGCCTCGGGGTTGAGGCGTGAGCTGAAGTAAACCCCCGCCTGGGCTGGGCGGCGGTGTGTTTGCTGGCCCGGTCCTGCACGCGACTGACCCTAGAGGCTGGCCTCACCACGCACGTCGTTGCGGGGCCGTGGGCCGCGCTGTCTATAGCTGCTAATTGTTCTGCCCAGGGAAGCAGCCAGAGTAGCGGGCCGCCGGTCCCGGTCTCAAAGGGCTGATGGGAGGGCAGTGGCGACTGCAGGGTGAGCCGATAGGCCATTTTTATAACCTGGACGATATTGACTCGTGGTTTTCTACCCGGATAGAATGTCCGGATGAGCGATGAACCAACACTGACCGTTTTTCAAGGCCACGAACGCCTGATGACCGCCCC harbors:
- a CDS encoding non-heme iron oxygenase ferredoxin subunit, coding for MSVTQNSERVQIGPEADLPEGFQTTVELDGVSVLVLRHEGQFYALRNNCTHQDYPLQGGEVSMARITCQKHGAKFELATGKAKSLPAVKPVRLFRTEVEGGMVYVSPL
- a CDS encoding acetyl-CoA C-acetyltransferase; protein product: MTQNPSKIVIVAARRTPIGSFLGGLKDVSAAELGVAAARAVAGGLPGDDIADVIVGNVLQAGVGMNVARQVALGAGLAQHVPGLTVNRVCGSGLQAVISAAQGLRSGDGQLYLAGGTESMSRAPYLLPRAREGYRLGHAQMLDSILSEGLTDVFNDYHMGITAENIAAQWGITREEQDAFALESQNRAAAALAGGHFADELVPVEVPGRKGPTTVDTDEYPRATSAEALAKLRPAFKKDGTVTAGNASGLNDGAAMLAVTTEDYAAAHGLSVLAELSSYAAIGVDPQVMGIGPARAVPIALERAGLTLAEVDLLELNEAFAAQSLAVLRDLGADPARVNITGGAIALGHPIGASGARVLVTLIHALRRTGKETGVASLCIGGGMGIAVVVRARN
- a CDS encoding SDR family NAD(P)-dependent oxidoreductase; translation: MNTLILGATGGIGAATARALAAAGAKLTLSGRDEARLSALAAELGAASKVADVGYESHVKALFEGLENLETLVYAVGAALPEPLKDADPGRVRAVWNANYFGALWVLKHGLGRMNRGGRVYLLGARPELVTARGFSQYAASKAALARAAEIARLETRGVTVALVLPPAVDTGLWTQVGQAPKGAISPEDVARAIAADRAGTGETELRVSG
- a CDS encoding 2'-5' RNA ligase family protein encodes the protein MAASFLLAVLPPPELATRLQAFRAAHHLQDAAAVPHLTVKARSGLSPGLEWQQTLRAVVARHAPLPATLGGPRLFGNGTALYVQARSPAAVALHVALLDALRERQDRVRFFGYEGPGLTLHLSLALQRRGVALPDVLRAAQTEFADLEGHPLGFTADAVTLMHKPGPGGFYAPLESWPLLAGAQVAGAQAGRPARPPAPQ
- a CDS encoding DUF2089 domain-containing protein, which produces MRPLPLPFPDETEAPHVTELRFAGSGVTVRGAFELNEFATLTPDNLEFLRLYIRVRGNLKEVERVLGVSYPTVRARFDTLLRAIGYEPELADPQAEILSSLERGEITPDEAARKLRR
- the acs gene encoding acetate--CoA ligase, whose protein sequence is MTHPTSSDHIDNVLHETRVIQPPADFAAQAQVTREEYDRRYRQSLDDPDTFWAEVAGELTWMTPWEQVLDWQEPHARWFVGGQTNIAYNALDRQVERGLGGKRAFVWEGEDGEVRTFTYAELLREVKQAANAMLALGVQTGDRVTLYLPLVPEAAIAMLACARIGAVHSVVFGGFSVSALSDRMNDAASKLLITADAGLRRGGLVNLKANADEAAGKTPTLEHMLVVNRAGSNPPMQPGRDVWWHEALAAASDEHEAMPLDSEHPLFVLYTSGSTGKPKGVLHTTGGYMVGTYLTTDTVFDLKDDDVFWCTADVGWVTGHSYSVYGPLLNGATVMLYEGAPNHPDWGRFWAIVQKHRVTILYTAPTAIRALMRQGDAIPAQYDLSSLRLLGSVGEPINPEAWMWYARVIGGDRCPVIDTWWQTETGSIMLTTLPGAHPAKPGSAGLPMYGIEPAIMTRAGEELGPNDGGLLVIKRPWPSMLRTVYGDDERYRKTYWGEIPHVYFAGDGARRDADGYITVMGRVDDVLNVSGHRLGTMEIESALVAHPSVAEAAVVGRPDDIKGECVVAFVLPQGEQTVDPAALRAYVTREIGALARPDAIYIADALPKTRSGKIMRRFLRQIAAGRAIEGDTSTLEDPGVLDRLAETPAV
- a CDS encoding ankyrin repeat domain-containing protein, coding for MTTASEKDLFLAIRAGDGQAVRDLIRQDRTLLGAVSPMGVSPVLFAAYYHHPAMARVLVEEGAALDIFEAAAIGEAERVREVLDADAALLNAASPDGFSPLGLAAFFGQEAVAALLLSRGADVNTVSRNAMRVGPLHSAVAGNHAGLVRTLMDAGADVNAAQQGGFTPLMGAAQNGNAELVRLLLSHGARPGDLTGEGRSAAELAQEEGHGEVLILLG